In one Melaminivora jejuensis genomic region, the following are encoded:
- a CDS encoding acyl-CoA thioesterase, with protein sequence MEQNANANANAHPQLPSDKELVLKVIPMPADTNSNGDIFGGWVMAQVDLAGSVLPARIICGRMATVAVNEFIFKQPVRVGDLLSFFAEVTRIGNTSMTVRVEVYAERIGAQGRYLKVTEASLTYVAIDDSGKPRPIARTLQA encoded by the coding sequence ATGGAACAGAACGCCAACGCCAACGCCAACGCCCACCCGCAACTGCCCAGCGACAAGGAGCTGGTGCTCAAGGTCATCCCCATGCCGGCGGACACCAACAGCAATGGCGACATCTTCGGCGGCTGGGTCATGGCGCAGGTCGATCTGGCCGGCTCGGTGCTGCCCGCGCGCATCATCTGCGGACGCATGGCCACGGTGGCCGTCAACGAATTCATCTTCAAGCAGCCGGTGCGCGTGGGCGACCTGCTGTCGTTCTTTGCCGAGGTCACGCGCATCGGCAACACCTCGATGACGGTGCGCGTGGAGGTCTATGCCGAGCGCATCGGCGCACAAGGCCGCTACCTCAAGGTGACCGAGGCCAGCCTGACCTATGTCGCCATCGACGACAGCGGCAAGCCGCGCCCGATCGCGCGCACTCTGCAGGCCTGA